One Rhododendron vialii isolate Sample 1 chromosome 2a, ASM3025357v1 genomic region harbors:
- the LOC131318036 gene encoding pentatricopeptide repeat-containing protein At1g63330-like has translation MRTRRIAGVALIFSPTTTARNYGKGNPFVHHHILLFHTTQFSTNPNPTDDIAITNRKQLQKLLLEKSKTGFHKLDHALCLFRQMARFRPLPSVIHFNQLLTAVAKMKEYSSVFSLFKEIHELGIPIDEYTLNILINCCCRLNRLDFGFAILGIFCKCGYTPNVATFTTLINGYVLEGKTSEAVNLFVRLIKYGDIEPNEITYGTIIKGLCKVGDTTMAIRLLRSMQKWKYRLTVVMYNTIIDNLSKDGNFDDAFRLLSEMRGYDIMPNVVTYSSLVDGLCKSGRGKDAAKILSDMTEQNIFPDVVTFNMLIDALCKEGRTEEAEGILQIMIRRGVKPNVVTYSVLMDGYCLQGQIKKAKEVLNSLVDKGLEPNSHSYNILINGFFNKMNIDEAMDLFREMPCKGLKPATDTYNSMLKGLLHIGRCDAADHMFHEMMCSGQTPNILTYSILLDGFFKNKKIGKAVEVFRSMQDQGIVPNIVIYSVIINGMCKAGKIEDARKVFSVFLAKGLKPNVKIYTTMISGLCKAALVDEAEELLLQMEGDGCPPNDVTYNIVVRAFLKREDKHKVKIFLQEIINRNFKPDVSTMSILVDLLAAEGEDSDFLKMIQSLLPREDGKAVSQALRE, from the coding sequence ATGAGAACAAGAAGAATCGCTGGTGTTGCTTTGATTTTCAGCCCAACAACGACAGCACGTAACTATGGAAAAGGTAACCCGTTTGTCCATCATCATATACTCTTGTTTCATACTACTCAATTTTCAACGAACCCTAATCCCACTGATGACATTGCAATCACGAACCGGAAGCAACTGCAGAAGTTGTTGCTGGAGAAATCTAAAACGGGTTTTCACAAGCTCGACCATGCTCTTTGTTTGTTCCGTCAAATGGCCCGATTTCGACCTCTGCCTTCAGTGATCCATTTTAATCAGCTGTTAACTGCTGTTGCCAAGATGAAGGAATATTCATCCGTCTTTTCTCTGTTTAAAGAAATCCACGAGTTGGGCATTCCAATTGATGAATATACACTGAATATTTTGATCAATTGTTGTTGCCGCTTGAATcgattggattttggatttgctATCTTGGGTATCTTCTGTAAGTGTGGTTATACTCCAAATGTGGCTACCTTCACCACTCTGATAAATGGGTATGTTTTAGAAGGCAAGACTTCTGAGGCTGTGAATTTGTTCGTAAGGTTGATAAAATATGGAGACATCGAACCCAATGAAATCACCTATGGGACGATCATAAAGGGGCTTTGTAAAGTAGGAGACACTACAATGGCTATACGTTTGCTGAGGAGTATGCAGAAATGGAAATATAGGCTCACTGTTGTGATGTATAACACAATCATCGACAACCTTAGTAAGGACGGGAATTTCGATGATGCTTTCCGGCTCTTATCGGAGATGAGAGGCTATGATATTATGCCTAATGTGGTGACCTACAGCTCTTTAGTTGATGGCTTGTGCAAATCAGGTCGAGGGAAGGATGCCGCAAAAATATTGAGTGACATGACGGAGCAAAACATTTTCCCTGATGTTGTGACCTTCAATATGTTGATAGATGCACTTTGCAAGGAGGGAAGGACTGAAGAAGCGGAGGGCATACTCCAGATCATGATTCGAAGAGGTGTGAAACCCAATGTTGTCACTTATAGTGTATTGATGGACGGATATTGTTTGCAAGGCCAaataaagaaagcaaaagaagtGTTGAACTCCCTTGTTGATAAGGGCCTTGAGCCTAATAGCCATAGctataatattttaatcaatggtTTCTTCAATAAGATGAATATAGACGAGGCCATGGATCTCTTTAGAGAAATGCCTTGTAAAGGGTTAAAACCTGCTACTGATACTTACAACTCTATGTTAAAGGGGTTGTTACACATAGGGAGATGTGATGCAGCAGATCATATGTTTCACGAGATGATGTGTAGCGGTCAAACACCTAACATTCTAACTTACTCAATCTTATTAGACGGAttctttaaaaacaaaaaaattggcaagGCAGTAGAGGTGTTTCGTTCAATGCAAGATCAAGGAATAGTTCCTAATATTGTTATTTATAGTGTCATCATTAATGGCATGTGCAAAGCAGGGAAGATTGAAGATGCTCGAAAAGTTTTTAGTGTCTTCTTAGCTAAAGGTTTGAAACCCAATGTTAAGATTTACACAACAATGATTAGTGGACTTTGTAAGGCGGCCTTGGTAGATGAAGCTGAGGAGTTACTTTTGCAAATGGAGGGAGATGGGTGCCCACCAAATGATGTGACTTACAATATTGTGGTCAGGGCATTCCTGAAGAGGGAAGACAAACACAAGGTTAAGATATTTCTGCAAGAAATAATCAACAGGAATTTCAAACCAGATGTATCTACCATGTCCATATTAGTAGATTTACTTGCGGCCGAGGGTGAGGATAgcgattttttaaaaatgatccAGAGTCTTCTGCCAAGGGAGGATGGTAAGGCTGTGTCCCAAGCTTTAAGGGAATGA